TGTGGTCTCTAAACCTCGTGAGTTTGCAAGCTTAATCCGCAACAAATTTGGCAGTGCGGATAACATCGCCCACTTAAAGGACACGTTGGATGACGGGCACCCCGAAGAGGCCTCACGGACTCTCAGTGGCAGTGCCACTTTAGTGTCGAGTCCCAAATACGGTAGTGATGATGAGTGCTCCAGTGCCACTTCTGGCTCAGCAGCGGGTAGCAACTCAGGGGCCGGCCCTGCTGGTTTAGGCAGCCCCAAATCTAACACCTTGGACAGTCACCACTACAGTTTTGATACCATCATCGAAGAACTGCGGGAGATAAAGGACATTCAGTCACACCTTGAGGATTCCATGGAAGACCTCAAAACCCAGCTACAACGAGACTATACTTACATGACTCAGAGCTTGCAGGAGGAGCGTTACAGGTAGGCCGTTGCATACTTTCATGCTTCTCTCAAATGGGAAACAGTTGCATACAATTTTCTTGAATTGTGAACATGCTGGCCTGTCATTAGCTTGTGGATCTGACCAAGGGTCATGCTGTGGGTGAAACATATGAAGACGTTGATATGGGATTAGGTTTTACACTCAGTTGGCAAAATAGTTGTATCTTTTGAGAGACTAGGAAAGCCTCTTCAAATATTAtggagtacacaggttgggtctggggttcCCACCCTATGCCAGATGTAATACAATTACacatgagttgtgggttctccacAGTTTCTCTATGTGCAGTGGCCAATTAGGATCACAACCATAGTACACATATTTCTCGCTGTACCCCATCTGAAACAGTCCCAGGGAGTGGGCCTTTGGGGGAAACCTACATGTATCCCAGGGAAAACCTTGGTTTCCCAAAATCACACTATCCaaggctgtttcaggttgggaaaatagtgtggggagaaaaGATTAGAACCATGGTACATAGCTTAATTGGGCACCACATACACGGGAATTGGGGAGAGCCCACAAATAATGAGTGATGGTGGACCCCAAACTTAACCTGTGTACTCCATGAtgtgttatacccttctaaacctattTACTTGAATGGGATTAGAATGATGTAATCTTTTTAGTCTGACACTACCAGTCTACAGTCCTGTGTAACTTACTAGGAAGTAAGTGCCACTGAATGACAGGATCTGGATGTTAGATGTGTAATGTTTGGTTAACTATAAACTGTGTAAGGGTAAATCCACACTGGCCAATTCTGGCATCTTGGAGTCTGCTTCTGATATTTATGCCCAATTACAATATCTGCTGTATTGCCAGACTTACCAATGTGAAACAGTGAATCTAAAAGTCTGTTCCATAGTGTCTCTAAGTAGTAGCAGTGGTGATTTGGATAgacatttcacatttttttcaTCTGTTATTGTCTTCCTAGCCTTCCTAGTGTGTTTTTGCCCCATAATAGGTCCATTCCATATTTGTGCAAATTTAGCTtggttaaaagggggaaaaaaaacttacTCCCAAATGTAAATAGCAGCCTGTTTGTTATGAGAGGTAGCTGCCAGTACTCTAAAAAGGTACACTGCTCAAGGCATTCTGCAAGGAGACAAGAAACACAATGTTAAGAAAAGATTGCAGGCTGTAATTGAGTTGTGCCTGTGTGGGTGCAGCCTAAAAAAATTGCTGATGTTTTTTGCTGGCTCTTTAATGAGCTGTTCAATAAATGAGGTGGTGGGCTTTGATTCATTTTTTCAAATTATCAGTACAGTTGTCCCTAGGCTATTCTTCCCAATTTCTCTTCAAGGGACATCTGTCATCAAATTATTTCTCCTTGCAGCTATTTGCTGATTGCCAACCAAACGTGAAACCCGATCCAGTTTCTTACCAACACCTTTGTCTATTGAATCCACAATATGAAACTTTTAAGTCCTCATGGAATGCAAGAGCATGAAAGGATGACTTGCAAATGTGATTCACAGATAACACCACAGAGAGAGACCTTTCATTTTTCACTCCACATCATAGATGCCATGCTTGATTGAGTTCATTCATTCAGAGTCAAACTATTAATTATATTCAAACATGTGTGTTATTAAGCTCAAGAGCCCACTGGCAGACATctttgcttcaggtgcccctgccatctgaggctagacgagTAGCAGCCTGAGGCGGGGCCTTCTCGGTTGTGAcatcaaaactttggaacttcctttcCAGAGAGATACATCTGTCTCCGTCtgtcattggctgttaccgcactttgtattcccagcgatgtattaagagtttgaaaatgttataaaaaatactgttcgcactttcgatgtattcccaccgatgtattaagagtttgaaaacgttataaaaaatactgttcgcactttatttggcccctttagctgtgaagacgtcttccatccatttattagctgtggtatccaaaaacccttttaaagcaatgttttttataacattttcaaattcttaatacatcgctgggaatacaaagtgcggtaacccccattcttCCACCAGCAAGTTAAGactcttttgtttcatttggcgtaTTCCCAGTAAACTCTTATTAACCCTTCTTCCTCATTGTGTTGAGTTTGTAGATCTATATGTTTTTCAtgtattgttaaatattttgcatatgtggttttaatgttttaaatgtttaatgCCTTGATGTTTGCCACTTCGAGGATCCTATTTGAGTAGAAAGGTGgcagagaaatgttttaaataaattgatcaataatacattttattattcCTCTGTCactttaaagaaaaaatgttataaaaagtcaGACAATTCAGGTGATGCTTTCATTCAATCCCTTTCTTGCTGTTTTTAACTTGCCATTTGCCTAGGAGTGCTGATCTTTTTTTCTTGAGTCAATAGCTTAATTACTGGCATGGTTTAATGATAAAgacggtggggggtggggggaagcaagcaTGTGTCAAAGTATGTATGGTTGGTCCATAGGTTTGTATTAACCATTCAGATGCCTGATTTCCAGCAAGTATGATAGTCTATGGTAAGTGCAGGATTTTTATTCATGTGCTGTGTACGATTACACAACGTTAATGCATGATCCTTATTATCTTTAATCTCTCAATAGAGTGCCTGGGGGGTGGATGGAAAGACCCTGGGTGACTCATTGTATGTCAGACAGTCATTCCTTGTGGGGATGAAGCTTTCCGCTTCTGCCCACGGTCAAGGTTACTGCCAACATCCCACAGGGGTCCTGAAAGAATGTGGCAGGGATATGTCAGAAAAGTCAAAATTGTGGAAACCAGAGAAAAGTCATCAAGTACTCTCACTGCCTTACAGGATCCCTTGGCTAGACCTGTCATCTGGGTCCTTGGATCTGGCTGTTTATCCATGCATTTCCCATGTATCGTTTGAATCAAAGGCTGGGAACAGTTTGTAGTTGGTAATTTCATTAGCATTGCCATTTTCAGCGCTGAAACCCTTTAACAACATCTGTAGCTCTTTGCCAAACAGCTTTGGCTTTTGGATAACAAAGTGGCCAATGAGTTCAACATGAGAGCTCCATAGGGGTGGAAACATTCACTTCTCAACATGATGCAATATTGCATTGCTGTGTGAAACTGCACTGCTCAGTGTTCTTATCCGCTGCACGTTATGTCCTTTCCCCCACCACACAGATATGAGCGCCTGGAAGAGCAGCTGAATGACCTGACAGAACTTCACCAGAATGAGATGACCAATCTCAAACAGGAATTGGCTAGCATGGAGGAGAAGGTGGCTTACCAGTCCTATGAGAGGGCCAGGGACATTCAGGTATGGGAAGCCATGGGATGCTTGCGCTGCTGCTGTAACAGCCCCTCTGTTTGTTATTTATGTGTTAATTATACTTACCACACTCTTTTCCCAAAGAGTTTAGAATAGCTTTCATACACATTTCAGTAGGTCTCCAGTTCAGCCGGCTAAAGGGCCCCAGggagctcacagaatcagcaatattGCAGAcacttttggaggggggaaaagaacagaTTACATTAGCCACAGCTGGGTTTTGTGCAATGGCTCTtaaagtccgccttccaaagGTTTCTGCAAAGATGAGTTCAATTttaaattagggagaaaagtaaaaCTCAGATTGATGGATTTGTACTGTATTTTGTACTTTGtacttgtttttaaattaatttataattgtgaaatgtaaatagttttactaagctttttagaatggcaatgccgcaataaaaactTGTCTGTCAGTTCAGCCGGCTAGATTGTGCCCAGTAGTTCCTTAGAggtcaacaagattttgggggatataagcttttgagagtcaaagctctcttcgtcagatgCCAGCTCAATCAGTGGCCAGAATTGCAGTGGAACTGTGTTGTGTGCCTTCAGATAATTCTCAGAGCATGGGTGTTGGAGTCCACAAGGCAACAGTTCTTAAAACGTGCTACCTGTCCTAGGGGAGAAGAATGGGGCTTGCATCTGATGGATGCAGAGTTTCATTAAGAGATGTAACTTTGGATCATCAATCTGCAATCTGGTCTTAACAGCACAGAGGCAAAACAGTGAATAAAAGTCAGATCTGTAGAATTTCAGTTCAGTCTTCCAACCACTCTACCACACTGTCTTAATAGTGCCTAGGCAATGTTCCACCATTGTACTTCACTGTTATTTCTTTCAAATATAAATAATATACAGTCTCAGGTATGACTCCAATGGGCAAATTTATGCTGTCTGGAGTATTCTTCTGCCCCCATGTGGCAGTATGTGGGAAAGTAAGTCAGACTGATAACAATTCTCTCTTCTAAATATATCAAATGTAAAGTGGAAGGCATATATTGGGTGGCTGAAACCCACATATGCTATGTAGGGTCCATATGTACTTCAGTAGGTCCACAGTGTAGCTCCTCTAAAGTAAGTGCTTTATAGATTGCTGCTGCATCGTTACTAACCTACATATGGACATCATAGATGCTTAGCAGAGACTTTTTTTTAGCTAATGCAGCTGGTATGGCATCATATGCGAGTCAAATAAATGTACCTGTCCTAGTATGATGTGAGCTTCAATCccattgtaaatattttaaacaatatcaggCATACGTTGGGGTGAGGCCATGGCTTGGCAGAAGAACGTCTGCTGTACATGTAGAAGattcccagttcaatccctggcatctccagttataaggattaggtaggaggtgatgtgaaagacctctacctgagactctggggagCCGATGCCAGTTagaataaacaatactgaccttgatagacagtATGACCGTCATGTGACTGATTTGAAAGGGCTAAGTGGTACAGCATATGCTTTGCAAggagaaggtcctgggttcaattcccaacatctccagttaaaatggacCAGgtggtaggagatgtgaaagacctctacctgagaacttggagagctattgccagtcagacaatactgatcAAGATAGACCAATGGACTGACTCACAGTATGGGAGCTCCATGTGTTCAGGTTTGTGCCAATGTAGCTGACACCGTAAAAGACCTTTGAATGATCTCCAGGCCTGTCCCAGCCATGTCTGTTCCTCCGTAAATATCAGTGGCACCTTTGTTCTTCACTCCTATGCTAGAAATGggaagttgaagcttttcatggctttGATGTAAATATTATCATCTGGTAAACTGAGAGCTATGTCCTGAGAGCCAGTACCGCATAGCAGttgaagtgtcagactagaatctcaGAGGCCTGAGTTCATATTCCCACTGAATCTTGTTGGATTACCTTGGactggtctctctctctttctcagcctaatctacttcacaaggtggctatgaggatgaaatggagaagggagatCTATGTCCGCTAccccaaggaaaggcaggatgagaGTATACAGtagaccagcagttcccaaactgtgctttatggagcacttggtgctccgcgaaacatctcctagtgctccatgaagagattggaaagaaaaatactactgtcattcagtttagtatataggtgctaggtgataATTAATACTCCGTGAcgaatttatctcctgaaaagtgcttcgtgactcaaaaagtttagGAACCTCTGCAGTAGACAAATACGGTTAACTTTGGTccaatcccccccacccctgttcttGCTACAGGAAGCTGTGGAATCCTGCCTGACCCGTGTCACCAAGCTAGAGTTGCAGCAACAGCAACAGCAGGTGGTGCAGCTGGAAGGCGTGGAAAATGCCAACGCCCGGGCTTTGCTGGGCAAATTCATCAACGTCATCTTGGCCTTGATGGCTGTGCTGCTGGTCTTCGTGTCCACCATTGCCAATTTCATCACTCCTTTGATGAAGACCCGCATGCGTCTCCTGAGCACCACTCTGCTAGTgattttcctcttccttctctggaAACACTGGGACACCATTACTTACCTCCTGGAACATGTGCTGCTTCCTAGCTGATTTTTCTGCCAGTCGGATGCCTGGGTTGTGGGGCATTGGTTTCTTCCTGCGGAGAGGGGGCGGAAACGAGGAGACTTCCAGTTCAGTTTCTTTGTTCGTTCAGAGTATGTAACCCTCACTTGCTTTCCCGGCACAGCCATTTTTATACACATCCAACACCATCTCAGCAGTAGGGAGTGTAGTTGCATCACGGCTTGTATGAGGCCAAACAATCACTCCTCTGGGATGCATTTTGCAAGGGATTATGGGGAGGCCGGTGAAGTCTATAAAGAGCTCTGATAGCTTTCCTGTAAAGCAGACGGTGATGCTGACGGCAAAGCAGATTTGAACGGGGTTCTCTAGAGgaagattgttttgtttttcctttctgagAAGGATGGCggagagctcattcctgagcacGAGGATAACCTCTGAAGGCAAAAGCTCAGCGCTGAAGGTGAACTTTGTTGAAAATACTTGCCCCCATAGGAACATGCGCAGAATGGAAAGAATAGAATATCACACCAGCTTATCCAGATCACAAGGATACTTAATTTCCATTCCTGTAAAACAGCCCAGAAACATAGTTGGGCATTTTAGTATGAAAGATTTGTCATC
This Euleptes europaea isolate rEulEur1 chromosome 2, rEulEur1.hap1, whole genome shotgun sequence DNA region includes the following protein-coding sequences:
- the TMCC2 gene encoding transmembrane and coiled-coil domains protein 2 isoform X2; this encodes MPEMHHSDSCPGKKILLINSLLGVFLDKGDTSQLSLPSNTSHGDADGNICLDVPDGNPDPQRTKAAIDHLHQKILKITEQIKIEQEARDDNVAEYLKLANNADKQQASRIKQVFEKKNQKSAQTIAQLHKKLEHYHRKLKEIEQNGPSRQPKDVFRDMHQGLKDVGANVRSSISGFGGGVVEGVKGGLSGLSQATHTAVVSKPREFASLIRNKFGSADNIAHLKDTLDDGHPEEASRTLSGSATLVSSPKYGSDDECSSATSGSAAGSNSGAGPAGLGSPKSNTLDSHHYSFDTIIEELREIKDIQSHLEDSMEDLKTQLQRDYTYMTQSLQEERYRYERLEEQLNDLTELHQNEMTNLKQELASMEEKVAYQSYERARDIQEAVESCLTRVTKLELQQQQQQVVQLEGVENANARALLGKFINVILALMAVLLVFVSTIANFITPLMKTRMRLLSTTLLVIFLFLLWKHWDTITYLLEHVLLPS
- the TMCC2 gene encoding transmembrane and coiled-coil domains protein 2 isoform X3; this encodes MSRKKVLELDEHCKLDKGDTSQLSLPSNTSHGDADGNICLDVPDGNPDPQRTKAAIDHLHQKILKITEQIKIEQEARDDNVAEYLKLANNADKQQASRIKQVFEKKNQKSAQTIAQLHKKLEHYHRKLKEIEQNGPSRQPKDVFRDMHQGLKDVGANVRSSISGFGGGVVEGVKGGLSGLSQATHTAVVSKPREFASLIRNKFGSADNIAHLKDTLDDGHPEEASRTLSGSATLVSSPKYGSDDECSSATSGSAAGSNSGAGPAGLGSPKSNTLDSHHYSFDTIIEELREIKDIQSHLEDSMEDLKTQLQRDYTYMTQSLQEERYRYERLEEQLNDLTELHQNEMTNLKQELASMEEKVAYQSYERARDIQEAVESCLTRVTKLELQQQQQQVVQLEGVENANARALLGKFINVILALMAVLLVFVSTIANFITPLMKTRMRLLSTTLLVIFLFLLWKHWDTITYLLEHVLLPS
- the TMCC2 gene encoding transmembrane and coiled-coil domains protein 2 isoform X4, with product MVHTQQLDKGDTSQLSLPSNTSHGDADGNICLDVPDGNPDPQRTKAAIDHLHQKILKITEQIKIEQEARDDNVAEYLKLANNADKQQASRIKQVFEKKNQKSAQTIAQLHKKLEHYHRKLKEIEQNGPSRQPKDVFRDMHQGLKDVGANVRSSISGFGGGVVEGVKGGLSGLSQATHTAVVSKPREFASLIRNKFGSADNIAHLKDTLDDGHPEEASRTLSGSATLVSSPKYGSDDECSSATSGSAAGSNSGAGPAGLGSPKSNTLDSHHYSFDTIIEELREIKDIQSHLEDSMEDLKTQLQRDYTYMTQSLQEERYRYERLEEQLNDLTELHQNEMTNLKQELASMEEKVAYQSYERARDIQEAVESCLTRVTKLELQQQQQQVVQLEGVENANARALLGKFINVILALMAVLLVFVSTIANFITPLMKTRMRLLSTTLLVIFLFLLWKHWDTITYLLEHVLLPS